A genomic stretch from Limanda limanda chromosome 11, fLimLim1.1, whole genome shotgun sequence includes:
- the ppox gene encoding protoporphyrinogen oxidase, whose product MTTVAVLGGGIGGLAASYYLCKSPQVSKVILVEASRRVGGWLSSTRRADGAVFEHGPRGIRPAGAVGRNTLNMVDDLGLAGEILPVTYSHVASKNRYLYVKGQLHKMPSGISGLLRTVPPFSRPLLLSVAMEILVKKNKEDDESIHSFVTRRLGKELADIAVDSLCRGVFAGDCRKLSIRSCFPPLYNAEQHRGSLTLGMLLGSGPTPVIPPGPLAQRSIDESWAQWSLRRGVESLPESITDYLQQSGRVELHRDAAVRNICPSHSGWKISLEDGVVSADHIISAMPAKALSSALPSSCQPLIQELQDIATVTVAVVNLEYDGSILPAIGFGHLVPSSEDRGLLGVTYDSVPFPEHNRPDGQTTRLTVMMGGAWFQEEFGDPETVSEERLLARATEAVHCHLGVTAAPRWSWVALQRDCIPQYYEGHYRRVESMRSFIKKNNLSLSLIGSCYDGVSVNDVIFSGRRAVEELLGTGV is encoded by the exons ATGACAACTGTAGCAGTCCTTGGAGGGGGGATCGGGGGGTTGGCAGCATCTTACTACCTTTGCAAGAGCCCCCAGGTTTCCAAG gtCATACTTGTGGAGGCCAGCAGGCGTGTGGGAGGTTGGCTGTCGTCCACCAGGAGGGCGGATGGAGCCGTGTTTGAACATGGACCCAGAGGGATTCGACCTGCTGGGGCGGTTGGACGCAACACACTCAACATG gtggatgACCTGGGCCTTGCTGGGGAGATTCTTCCAGTCACCTACAGTCATGTTGCTTCCAAAAACAGATATCTGTATGTGAAGGGACAGCTCCACAAGATGCCCTCAGGAATCAG TGGACTTTTGCGGACAGTCCCGCCCTTCTCGCGTCCCCTCCTGTTGAGCGTTGCCATGGAGATACTggtgaagaaaaacaaggaggacGACGAATCTATCCATTCATTTGTTACTCGGAGGCTGGGAAAGGAG tTGGCGGACATAGCTGTGGACAGTTTGTGTCGGGGCGTGTTTGCAGGGGACTGCAGGAAGTTAAGCATACGCTCTTGTTTTCCGCCGCTCTACAACGCAGAGCAGCATAGAGGTTCCCTGACACTGGGCATGCTGCTGGGCTCAG GTCCCACTCCTGTGATCCCCCCTGGCCCACTGGCTCAGAGGTCTATAGACGAGTCGTGGGCCCAGTGGTCcctgaggagaggagtggagtcCCTCCCCGAATCCATCACAGACTACCTGCAACAAAGCGGGAGAGTAGAGCTTCACAGAGACGCAGCTGTTAGAAACATCTGTCCCTCACACTCTGGCTGGAAG atcAGTTTGGAGGATGGAGTCGTATCAGCTGATCACATCATCTCTGCTATGCCTGCTAAAG CCCTCTCGTCAGCCCTGCCTTCCTCCTGCCAACCTCTCAtccaggagctgcaggacaTCGCCACGGTAACGGTCGCTGTGGTAAATCTGGAGTATGACGGTTCCATCTTGCCTGCAATT GGTTTTGGTCACCTGGTTCCATCGTCAGAGGATCGGGGTTTGCTCGGGGTCACCTATGACTCTGTTCCCTTCCCTGAACACAACAGACCTGATGGGCAGACGACTAGACTGAcg GTGATGATGGGCGGGGCCTGGTTCCAGGAAGAGTTCGGGGACCCAGAAACAGTGTCAGAGGAGCGTCTTCTAGCGAGAGCCACAGAGGCGGTGCACTGCCACCTGGGAGTCACCGCAGCACCCAGGTGGAGCTGGGTGGCTCTACAAAGG GACTGCATACCTCAGTACTATGAAGGACACTACAGGAGAGTTG AGTCCATGCGTAGCTTCATAAAGAAGAATAATCTCTCGCTGTCTCTGATTGGTTCCTGCTATGATGGCGTGTCGGTGAATGATGTCATCTTCAGTGGACGGAGAGCTGTGGAGGAGTTGTTGGGGACTGGGGTTTAA